gtaggctacagatttgaagaagaggagacaacagctgagtgaggaagaagatgatgttgagaaggggatagaggtgcgtgtgtgtgtgtgtgtgtgtgtgtgtgtgtgtgtgtgtgtgtgtgtgtgtgtgtgtgtgtgtgtgtgtgtgtgtgtgtgtgtgtgcgtgtgtatctgagagtgtgtggccaggtgtttgtgtgtgtgtatctgagtgtgtatgaccaggtgtgtgtgtgtgtgtgtgtgtttgtcaataagaactgttatgctaggttgtgtgtcccccaggtgtgtgtgtgtgtgtgtgtgtgtcattgtgaactattatgctaggttgtgtgtgtgtgtgtgtgtgtgtgtgtgtgtgtgtgtgtgtgtgtcccaggctctctcacgtgtcctcagagaacgggacagtctgcgtgcggagctggacagactaagagatgagaggaagagagaaagggaggagctggaaaaagagagagagggaaggaggagggagagggaggagagcagaaggattatggaggagagagagaagctactgagcaatacagtgcttctacaggatagatgtgatgaactccacagaaggctcaggtaacacacacacacacacacacacacacacacacacacatacacacaaacatgctataATACACATCCTGAAGACTTGGGTAATGTATACGTATACCAACTTCTGTCGATGCGCTGGAGGTTTAGAtaatatacacacgcatacgcatgtgtgggcacacacagacacacacacacacacattttcacacacacacagacacactagctttgaccgagtcagtactggtctctggtgacacaaatacacggtacacagagtgtgtacatgtacagatctgtgttggtggggtttgtgtctgtcagcgaggtggagcagagagagcatggagacgataacctggagagaaagaaacaggaggagggcaaggagaagagcagagagaaggagggctccctcggagtggaggaaatggaacctcctctctcccctgtgcccacctcccacaacaaccacagcagcatagacgagtatgtgggggggtgtgtgtggggagggaggctgtccgattgtatgtatttatcatatgtttatatactcgtttgtaatctcctctctctctctctctctctctctctctctctctctctctctctctctctctctctctctctctctctctctctctctctctctctctagcttgcaGGAGTATATCTCGTGTGAAGGTGTTTCTCTGCAGAGAGCAAGACAGTTCTTAGAGAAAGAGACCAGCTGTCTGAGAGCGAGACAAGCGGCACTAAGGACGGCCCACCCCAGCCCGCAGAGGTCCGCTGCAGGAGGTTCTGCTCAGCTTCTCTGTCAGGTCCGTCAAGtctagtcagttttatttataaagcgctttttacaaaacatggtgtcacaaagcagcttcacgagcgcatgggtccagatccctaatgagcaagacgggggtgagtgtggcagagacaaactccctaggcggattaggaagaaaccttgggaggaccaagacccaaaagggaagccatgctccattggcccagcaactttaagttcatatttatagtcctgtgtctatctgagcagtcacagtctctccaatatggatgctgggcctcaggtaggatgctggccgtattggcacatgcatccacagcatcagcacatccactggcaacccagagcatcttctagctgctttatggaattgtctttgtagaaacatgtagtcaagatacagaatgcaggttaaatatgtaaaatcaaattaaacttccatatatatatagtacacgtgccagtgatttagcatgtggctccagcaggcttatccctagcagcataactaaagggaggggcctggaggtgaccacaggcatgagggtactGAGACATTACTCTGCCTTCGGCTGTAATCTTGTAGTTTTCGGAGCTGAGCGCATTTCTGCGctttgagagagcagcaggtgagatggattatggtatgcagtgagttcactcggatattgtggaggactatttaatgctttataggccaacagaagaatttaaaaatcagtttgatatttaaccaggagccagtgcaacgctgagagagtaggactaatgtgatggacttctcaaggcctagttaggactctggctcttggattcaaatgcagcaagttggactttcttcagggactgtttagagcatccagttaaaagacagttacagtagtccaatcttgatgagattgtggaccagtttctctgcatctgataCCGAACAtacatgtctcagcttggcaatattacatgaagttgcaaaggcagcattagtgacattgcatatgtgtgtgaaaaatgaaagatccaaatcacaacagacacctaaacttttagcaggagattcaggtgttactgaaaagccatctagtgtaataagaagattcgaccaattgcttcttgcagtcttggatccaagaagtaacacctcagtcttatcagaatttagaagaagaaaattagacgccatccagttctttatttcttggatgcagttgtcagttttggtagtagtattgacatcatccaaatgagaagatatatataactgagtatcatctgcatagcaatggaagctaataccatgcctacaaatgcttgctagcctatataatgagaataacatgggacccaatacagatccttatgagtattcattattttcaagtacaaattggtaacaatcgttcaggtaggatttgaaccaggagagtgattgacctttatctgagaatattaagagattttaagactactttagacggtttcagtgccgtggtgggtctaagcacgttaggtcttgcagggcctacagccatgtagccaggtcagataggagacagtaggaagcatgagtgtagttcctcttagatgttctgctcccctgtgctgtaggaggtgagtgagcaggagaagctgagggagacggtccagaaggaccacacgctcctgagaaagaaagaggagagactcagccagctggagacgtcactggcagaggaggtaacacacacacacacacacacacacgcacgcgtatgcctgcacccacacacttacgtacaaacccacattaatacctacctgggctttacaatgtttttctcagctgtcatgtgatgaaggcgagcggctggtgggagatcggagagtctcatttgatgtcagagactcagagacgagcagagacgagtatggccaagaggagacgagtgagagacaaactctgaatgcacaacacgcacacacgggcagacattttgagaaggcactaattttggttttcacaaagtttactgccatagttttttttatggtggcaatttgtattgattctagattgtgaagagtgattagatgaattgcaattaattgcaaagtcattccCTGTGATGAAAATGACATTTTACAATACAAAATTACAATACAAAATTATTGCATTATGGCTCCTCCATTTCAGTTAATGGAGATCATTTCAGTGATGATCTCGTTAGCTCAGGAGATAAAAAGTTGATGAGGATAAGACAGCTGACATCAATCCGTCATGCTGATTAGAAGAGAAGACtggttgctttaaaagggtagtggtgcgtttacgttttctcctgttaaccatggtcacctccaaggaaacacgttcagtcatcattgcatcaaAAGGGTTTCACAGGCAAGGACAGTGCGGCTTGTACGATGCACCCCAATCAACCATTTATCCAGTCACTAAGGACTTTGGGGAGAGTGCTTCAAGTTGCATGAAGGAGGCTTCAGGGAGCGTCTCCTACAGGagtgtctcctacagaggaggcagctatgagcctcctcacaccatcaaactcccaatgttgcctaagcaaagcacagccatgaataagagAAGATATCAAAACATCCTTCCAGAACAACTTCTCCCAACGATTCAGGAGCAGTttagcaacaaacaattatggactgttaataattgtacttcattatatcacataaacatttgacaaaaggttcttaaaaaaataaactgaggaagcaaactgtgaaaactaaaaatttgcccacaactgtaagcagctctagagtccactctggtcttgatggttcatagttgtctgatgtttttatctctctagcagtaatacacccaaaccctggtcttcctctctgtttcagcacatgcagtgccagtgaaagtgcagcagttagcagagtacctgcagcagatctctggccagctgaacacagtgctgggtgcactgggatctctcactgggaggaccgtccagcccctccctcagccacctccgtcctcctccttccctcctgccccgtcctgggcatggacaccaagccccgcctcctcttcattggccaatcagaacagtttcttacactgttctgtcccaaaaacacacgggtctgaccttcatttgaactcccactggagcaaactcttccctggtacgtagagacagacacaccccaaacattagcagtgatgagcagtggtcacctcagtgggctgcagtaactttcactaatgcttcatttcttcatcactcgtaaaacctttaaaatacaaatagaaaacttctgcctctccctcaagcACAAACCAGTCACTGCTGGATTTATAGCCTTTTTTGCATAGTTGATGACCTCCATTGATTTTCTGTGCTTGGATAATGCCGATCTTTTCCAGT
This is a stretch of genomic DNA from Brachyhypopomus gauderio isolate BG-103 unplaced genomic scaffold, BGAUD_0.2 sc34, whole genome shotgun sequence. It encodes these proteins:
- the LOC143485486 gene encoding uncharacterized protein LOC143485486, encoding MVTVRYRYIYGLWRTDQPRPGQEQKNFIDTPGFTTHGVPYNPQATVIHTDPCGPAPFPHRRTAGPSDVGHVNTPVEGPLHTGPDMERQRHLAQPHVQGEVLKQMDPVNLQPAADALQRPFGDQLILEEDYDENYIPSEQEVHDFARQIGIDSEREPELLWLAREVAVAPLPPEWKPWMMLEPSSPPSSSSLSKPSGGLQEPLKNNSALCWLRPETVRGTASRSSVAEETELDALSRVLRERDSLRAELDRLRDERKREREELEKEREGRRREREESRRIMEEREKLLSNTVLLQDRCDELHRRLSEVEQREHGDDNLERKKQEEGKEKSREKEGSLGVEEMEPPLSPVPTSHNNHSSIDDLQEYISCEGVSLQRARQFLEKETSCLRARQAALRTAHPSPQRSAAGGSAQLLCQEVSEQEKLRETVQKDHTLLRKKEERLSQLETSLAEELSCDEGERLVGDRRVSFDVRDSETSRDEYGQEETINGDHFSDDLVSSGDKKLMRIRQLTSIRHAD